ctgtcaTGCGAATCTGTTCCCTTTTCAGGCttaactgatggtaaaactaaggacattattaactgtctttacattgaTGTTAAAAGctgaagctcgcgattatggagAGGGGCGATACAATTCAGAAACGTGCTtgtggtgttcagccaatcacaatgcattgtACACAATACACAAAATAACGATCATATGAATGCtaaaaatagcatcatatgacccctttaacatttgaaaatgaagaaatcaAGACAACCATTTTTATCAGAATAGTttgtatgaataattataattaaataataatagtaataataataattataataattattattataattattatttaattgtcacACTGATATAAAATCACACATTTGTCAATGTTGCAGCCTGGATGAAATTCACAAAGACCACATATAAATCTTAAAACCTGATTATTTTTGTTGATATTgaaatatttacataagattttttaataatttaatatttatatatttagtagtagtaataataataataataataataataattactactataatttctatttattattcatattgatttataataataataataataataataataaaatatattgggCAAATTGTGCAGCCAAGCACAGCAAACTttgaactttttctttttcatctgtGAAATCAAAATATACTGGCCTAATGTCAAAACTTGTTAAAGTTTCACAGAAACATTTTCATTCTGTATTTTTGCTTCCCTTTCCTCTCTCCCTGTCTTCCTCACCTCCTCCTGTCCTGCTCTAAGACACCTTATGTGAGGAGGGCAAGTCTGCTCTGGAGCAGTTGTTGAAGTTTATGGTGCACCCTGCCATCTCCAGCATTAATCTCACCACTGCACTGGGATCACTGGCCACGCTGGCCAGACAGCGGCCCATGTTCATGTCCGAGGTGGTGCAGGCCTATGAGACGCTACATGGTGAGTTCCGTCCACTgacattattcaaaatacaaatctACTAATTTATTTTGTTCTTAATCTGTTTTGTTGTGCTCCCCAGCTAACCTGCCGCCAACTCTGGCTAAGTCTCAGGTAAGCAGCGTGCGCAAGAACCTGAAGCTGCACTTGGTCTCGGTGCTGAAGCACCCCAGCAGCGTGGACTTCCAGGGCCAGATTTCCACTCTGCTGCTGGACCTCGGCATGTCTCAGAGTGAGATCACCCGCTGCACGCCAGCCACCGTACAGCCCCGTAAGAGACTCCACCATGAGCCCTACGTTGAGGGCAAGAGGATCAAGATGGGTGAGTTGCTGTTACTTGGACATCGATCAATTTGTTGGCATGGATCAATTGAAAAGGAGAGAAGTAATGACTCGTTTGTGCTTGCAGATGCCCCTCTAGCGGAGGATGATGAGGATAAAGAAGAACCAGCTCCAGTCGTCACCCCAAAACCATCCTCCTCTGTTGGCACCCAATCAGCCATCGATCTCACTGCTGAGTTCCTGTTGCCTTTACTGACCCCAGACAACGTGGCCAACCTGGTGAGTTTAACTTTGTGTGTTTCTTTAAATGTTGTAGTAAtaatgatcaaaataataatcatcatcattttaaaacataataaattgttttttaatatgatagttaaaacattttaataatttaaaaaatatgaagacaaaaatatgaatgcagACTAAAAGTacttaatgaatatttaataattatggtGTTGTATTTTACACTACAACTTACAGTGATAATGTTCTCAAATTCTTCACTTATAGTCATTTAAAAGCCTCAAactttattttggtggaaaactgcaGGGAGATCTTTAAGTCTGTTTATTTGATCTTTCTTgctataaatattgtaaaatccTGAAAACTTCTGCACAAAAATGCTGGAAATTAGACAAAAGTGAAAATGCAGTGATTCTGGTGCATGTTTCTAAATGCACATAATAAGTAACACGCAGAGATGTTGTTTGTGTGAAGCAGTATTTTCTGCAACATAGGAAGAGTGTAAATGAACAGAGTGCTGTGCTATAATCTCAAACACGCTGCATAAAAGacaaaatcagtgtttttttttttttttataactgcaACTGCGCTACTTAAATGTGCTAACTTGCACTTTTTAATGATTTGTGTCAATGCAGGTGCTCATCAGTATGGTTTACCTGCCTGAAGTCATGCCGGCCTCCTTCCAAGCCACCTACACACCTGTAGAATCAGCCGGCACTGATGCCCAGATCAAACATTTGGCCAGGCTGATGGCCACACAGATGACTGGGGCTGGCCTGGGACCAGGTGAAATGATAGTTATTTAAAGGCAAGGAGAGATAAACTCCTTTAGTTTGTGTGTTGGACatcatctcctctctctcctgGTGCACAGGTCTGGAGCTGTGTAAGGCTCGAGATGAAGAGGTGAAGGGGGAAGATGGTGGAGCGGCTGAGTCCAGCTCCAAAGACCCTCTGATCATCCGTAAGCTGTCTGCTGTGTCCCTGGGTCAAGCCATCTCAGTGTTGGGGGCGCAAGCGGCCTACAAGAGCCCTATCACTGAAGAGGCACCTCAGATCAAGAAGCTTCCAGAGCCCATTCTGCCCAGCACACAGCCCAAGTAAGAGTGTCCCTATAGCACATCAGTGATGAGCTGCCCTCTGAGGCAGCATCCTAACTAATACACCGTCTCATAAGAAACTGATTTGGAGCAGAAACTAAATAGTGCTAGTCAAGTGAAGTGTGCCAAAGATTTGTGTTTGCTGTTGGATATTGCATGGCACTACACtaataatgtgatattttaaaaaacaaatcttaGCACAGCCACATATTaggtaaaacattttgtttttaaatagtgaCTTAAGATTTTCCACTCAACTGAGTTTTCTTAGTTCACTTTGCCACTGTTTTTGATCATTTCTGCACGactattaaataatgatttttaatcatgagcattattattaaacaaagaaattaaacAAAGTAAGAACTATATTGTAATAAttgcactgttaaaaaaaatatatatatgtgtatatatatatatatatatatatatatatatatatatatatatatatatatatatatatatatataatttttttttcacttacattacaataataaatttaaatcacaatacaaatttttacagcataacaCATACATGCAGCTCCTGATACTGTGTTTCTCAGCATTTCATAGCAGCCTAATTCAGTAAATGAACCAAGCTGCTCTGAAACGCTGAAAAATATATGATATGACTGATATGACTATCACACTAAGTGATATTGCTATATCAGTTTTATTtgtgattgttgtttttttaaatgccaaatcCAGTGTGTGGAAAATTATGCTGTGGTGACCTCTAGTGGGTTGTCTCTAGTGTTAATTAtctgttttgattggttgtttctttttgttttcctccCCATCAACCCTCATTCAGAGCTCCTGGGGCCAGTggcagaaaaaaagtgtttaaattggCCGACGTGGTGCAGCCATTTTCAGAGGCTCAGATTGAGAAACTCAGCAACATGGCCATCAAGCGCATCCTCCAATCAGAAAAGGTCATTGCACAGAGTGGGATGTCCCATGTGAGTTTGCTCTTTGGGGTTTTTCTGTACATACCACCTCAGCCTCTATATCCATttcctttcacttttttttttcactttcattctACTAAGTCCACATTCCTGTTTTATCTTCTCCCAGGTCCGTGTGAAGCTGCTTGCACGGTTGGTGACCCAGTTTGAGGGTGGGAAGAAAAATGACTTGTTGCAGTTTATCTTGGAGGATATGCGGGGCAGGAGTGAGCTGGCCTTTTCTCTGCTGTACCACGAGTACAATGAATACCTGAGTCAGCAGCCCTCTGCCTCCCTGGACAGCTATGAGCACTGTCTGTACACACTGCTGTCCGGCCTGCAGGAGAAACCTGAGCAGAGGGATGGGTGAGAAACACCTCATAACATCACAAATTATTCAACAACATGATACAATCATCagtgaattaaaacaattcatcAAAGTTAAAGGTGCAATTTTTTGTTTGCCGATATaacagtgtttttatatattagaGACTCTCAGTCTAAATCTCTTTGACCGCAGATATTTCCTTGAAGTCCCCCTcagattttaagttaatattttgataatttaacacatttgcatgttcatgcttctctgatgttggttaatagTCACATGAAATGCAAGCaaacatgtaaaatattttgtctagtttgcattttgattttgtaattattttaatttaacatttatttatttaataaactccAGTTGCAAACCCTATCATGAATTATTCTGCATTCATCTTAAAATGGGTAACATTTGATGCATAATGTGTAATTATTTGTTATAATCTTTGGTTAAATTTGTAGTAATCTACTAAGGAAAGTCCATATTTGGTTTATTTCAACTTTTTCACGATTTTAAAATGCCTTCATTAGTTTATTTGAATATTCCTACAGTaagacaaaataatatttaaaagtaaaaatattagttttttaaacatagtttggctggtcctgcgacttatagtcgggtgcgacttatttatcaaaattagtttgacatgaaccaagagaaatgaactaacagaaaacattaccgtctccagccgcgagagggcgctctaatactgctcctgtagtctacactgagcagcataaagcgccctctcacggctgtagatggcaatgttttctcttggttcttggttctaaataaatgcgacttatagtccggtgcgacttatgtttttttcctcgtcatgacgtatttttggactgatgcgaattatactcaggtgcgacttatagtccaaaaaaaagGTAATGAGATTATAAAATCTGCATCCATAAGAATTAATTTCCCGAATGGTTTTAGATATTTAGGATATTTGAATTTCTCGAAcacatttcatataattttatcaGCAACAAAAATTCAGTGCTTGTTTTATATGAACTAATATAACcatttatatgatatttttaactATTCCTGAATTTCATTTATGACAGGCTTTTCACCAAGCTTGTGTTGGAGGCTCCAGTCATCACAGACTCTGCACTGGAGGTGATTCAACGCTACTGTGAAGATGAGGTCAGCCACACTACTACACTTCACCCCCACTTCACCGTCTGATGCCAACACTTATACAGTCATTATCTGCATATACATGTACATGTTAAATCTTCATAAAAGAAGCTCTAATGTTTCTTATGTCTTTCAGTCCCGTGTTTACTTAGGCATGTCCACTTTAAAGGAGCTCATCCTCAAACGCCCATCCAGACAGTACCAGTACCTCAATGTCCTTCTGAACCTCAGCTCTCACGAAAAAGAAAAGGTTAACCTCTAATCAGCCGTCAGTCATTGTTTCATGAAATAATTACTTAATAGTATAATAACGGTCTCCACTGATGTTCAGGTGCGCTCCACTGCTCTCAGCTTCATCAAGCGCATGTATGAGAAGGAACATCTGAAGGACTGTATTGAGAAGTTCGCTCTCACCTACATGCAGTTTCTGGTCCACCCAAACCCACCTTCTCTTCTGTTTGGAGCAGGAGAGGATACAGGTTCAGAGACTTTTCCTAGACTTTGATTAGGTTCATGGACTATGTGCTCATATTTGAGAATTAAATGACCTTCCTATAGAAAGAAAATGAATTGCTAGTATGATAAAGTAGTGTAACATGAACTCACTTGTTCAATCCCGTTGTGTTCTCAGAGGTGGCGGCTCCCTGGACAGAGGAAACGGTGCGGCAGTGCCTTTACCTCTATCTCTCCCTCCTTCCCCTCAACCATCGTCTGGTGCATGAGCTGGCTGCTGTCTACACCGAGGCCATCGCCGACATCAAACGCAGTGTGCTCAGGGTCATCGAGCAGCCTGTAAGACCCTCTCatccattttacatttacatttattcatttagctgacgcttttatccaaagcgacttagaattgctatatatgtcagaggtcgcacgcctctggagcatctaggggttaagtgtcttgctcagggacacattggtgtctcacagtggatttgaacctaggtctctcacaccaaaggcatgtgtctcaTCCACTGCGTCTTTGGCATTCAATCTCAATATCCAATATCAGTTAaggtttgtctgttttgtttgttcaCGGACACTTGATGTGTATTACAATAGTGGGGAACTAAACTACAGATTAGTTCAAATTCAATTAAAAGGGGACTTTCTTATTCTTCAGAGGATTTTGTTAGCTAAAAAattcttcatagttttattttcaGTGCGTATatgttaaaagtttattttgtcaACATTAACAGTGTAactttagaaatatttatattttttttatattaaaaggtCTGTTGAATTTCttttcactttttcatttttgcattatgattgtctttttttaatatttctttttctgGTTTTCctttatttcaggtttattttgaCTTATTTCCGTTTGTTTTGACCTATTCCTCACAGCTAACAGAGAtggaccaaaagaaaaaaaaattattatgataatTTTATGATAactataatatgattatttatgatAACTATAATAGTTTCATCAATGTTTTTTCACAGATAAGAGGAATGGGAATGAGCTCTCCTGACCTGCTGCTCCTGGTGGAGAACTGTCCTAAAGGAGCAGAGACGCTTGTCACTCGCTGTCTGCATATACTCACtgataaaggtgtgtgtgtgtgtgtgtgaaagagaacaAGAGTGATGGTGTCTGTATATGCATCTAAAAGTTGACCTCGCATGGCTTGTTTCATGTTCACAGTGCCGCCATCTCCTGAGCTGGTGGAGAGGGTGAGGGATCTTTATCATAAGCGAGTGCCAGATGTACGCTTCCTCATTCCAGTCATCAATGGCTTGGAGAAGGTTTGTTTCGTCTTGTGTGTCCTCCTTAGATGTCTTGTATTGTTTCATCCACATCAGAGCTAATCACAAAGGTACAGCAGTGGTGAAATAAGTCAATTAAAATTTTCCATATTTAGGTGATGTTAGACAAGTGAAGCATCTAAAAACCTCTTTCACGTGATAAAAGCAATAACACACGATCTGGAGTGGAGTTGACAGCAGCTCTGAACAAGACTCATCTAGTTAGATTTCAGCGCCAGAAAAATCTGTTTTATGCAGGGCAATGGATTAATCGCTcctaacattaaaatatattttcatagcTTCAAATGAATGTGCAGACAGTATTTTAATGAGTACATAAGTTGTTTAATGCTAGCTTTTactaaaaagtacaaatattggTACATTTGTTTCATGGTATCTCGATACAATGCATTTACACCTGTGTTCCTTAATCACTGAGACGAGTGGGTTTCTGACGGATCAAAACCAAGTAGCCAGACGCAGCTTGCAATGTGCAAGCATTCTGCCTGTGGGGAAAAGATATTAGCGTAGCATTAATTGataattactttaataaattaaactGCATTCATAATGATTCCTTGATTGTGTTGAACAGAACGAGGTGATCCAGGCTCTACCAAAACTCATCAAACTCAATCCTATTGTGGTGAAGGAGGTGTTCAACAGACTGCTGGGCACTCAACATAGTAATTAATATCTGCTTATTTTCTTGTGCATGTAATGATGTTGACAAAAATGAGGCtgctttcattttatattattggtttgtttgaagttGTGGTGTAATTTCAGTCTCATGTTTTGCTCTGGATCAGTAGAATTCTAGTGAACTTGAGGGTTTGTCTGTTCTGTAGGTGAGGGCAGCTCCTCCATGTCTCCGCTCACTCCTGGAGAGCTCCTCATCGCCTTACACAACATCGACTCTTCCAAGTGTGACATGAAGTCAATCATCAAAGGTATCATGCACACAAATCCCATCTGTTTGTTTCAGGAAATTTAGTTAAATGCTTCTGTTTTTCCCCATTCTCACTGATGCAAATTCAGCTTTTGAATgccatacatttttaatattcagacATTGctgataaattataaaaatgaaatggaaacaattaaaaaaaatatatatatataatgttaggatctgacaatatttggccgagatgaaactatttgaaaatctgtcaTATGAGGGagcaagaaaatctaaatatctaAGGAAATATTTAAGGAAAATCACCttaaaaagttgtccaaatgaattcttagcaatacatattaataatcaaaaattaagttttgatttatttactttaggaaatttacaaaagaTCTTCATGGAActtaatctttacttaatattctaatggtGTTTGGCATTAAGaggaaaatcaataattttgacccatacaatgcattttttaactattgctacaaatgtacCCCAGCGACTTTTGactctctagcggttaataaacagaactgcttgcgtcttgcggaaggacatcgtagccggaactacttctctctgtttatgtctatgaagaatcaaaaggtactgggttattccgccgcggtatccccgaagcaatctaaaatagtccgagtataaacacttattataggtgcaccctagtgattcaggacaagctaaaaacacggtttggaaaatggattcatggtgttctcgcttattatatacatttttctacattttgaacaaaaacaaagttacggaccgcagctctgattggttattttttaccgggagcgatggagtttctgcaaatggcaataggaccactgggaggagccagaggagcttgacttttttcacagattatctgtctcatattctactgtcaggacataatgacaggtttaataaatatgtaaaaaaaatttttttacaaaagttccttacagcacctttaagaccAGTCCAgattccagggtcacatatgtgagTTGAATTTAGTGTAGTTTATGTGTAAttgaatatattaataatcaacatTGAAAAAGATAATGCCCCCAACGTAGTGAGAATTCTTTCATTCACccttttgctgtgtttttttttcactctttaatgtttttttttctcactttccaCTTGGTTCATTTTCCCTCTGTAGCCACTAACCTGTGTTTTGGGGAGAAGAATGTGTACACGTCCGAGGTGCTGGCCGTGGTGATGCAGCAGTTGATGGAGCAGACCCCTCTCCCCATACTGCTGATGCGTACGGTCATCCAGTCCCTCACGATGTACCCACGCCTGGCTGGTTTCGTCATGAACATCCTAGCCCGACTCATCCTCAAACAGGTCAATGGACTGAACCCTTTATGCTCATTACCGGCACAGTTCTCATAAATAATCGCATCATACTCCTCTCTCATGATGATCTTTTGCTGATTGACTGTTGATCGATCCTGCAGGTGTGGAAATATCCTAAAGTGTGGGAGGGCTTTGTAAAGTGCTGCCAGCGCACCAAACCCCAGTCCTACAACGTTCTCCTCCAGCTGCCTCCAGCACAACTGGCTAGTGTGTTTGAGCGCTGCCCGGAGATGAGGGAGCCCCTCCTACAGCACGTTCACTCCTTCACCCCTCACCAAGTGCGTATCACAAAGCTTGCCGGTTTTATCCTGAATCGGTGTTAACTGGGAAATGCATGTGAACTGTCATCTGTATATACTGTGTGCACCAGTGTTATcgttaaacataaaacattgtttaaattcaatcaaattaagctgaaataaaatctaaatattcaaGGACAGgagaaatgttaataaaaaaagattgaaatattaaaataaacagtttagtcaaatagaaatatatatataaacactaacatttgaaacaaaaaagttgccaaatgtatgatttatttatataatatttctaaatgttatgtatcaatatttatgtatattaatatttttattttagatacatgaaacacatgcacaaaaaaaatatattgtaccaTAATTCTATTCCAAAACATGGATATGAATAGTAGGAAGTGACAATAGTTTCAATTTTCACttctaaataattttgatttaatcatgttttttcattgtttctgtaGCAAGCCCACATTCCAGCATCTATAATGACCGTTCTGGAGGCCAACAGCAGGAAGCCAGAACCAGAACCACAACCTGAACTTCATCGTCCAGAAATAATAGAAGAGAGAGAGGTATGTTGCATTGAAATGGTAGCAGTGACAGgtattttcttctgttttatgaTGTATATCCGAGTGTAACAGATTAT
The sequence above is drawn from the Carassius auratus strain Wakin chromosome 5, ASM336829v1, whole genome shotgun sequence genome and encodes:
- the sympk gene encoding symplekin produces the protein MASGGEQAHVASQNYSNEEGAAFDMTTSEKVVELLNQAALISTEEKLIILKQVQELIINKDPSLLDNFLDEIIAFQTDKSIEVRKFVIGFIEEACKRDNELLLRLIANLNMLMRDESVNVVKKAILTLTQLYKVALQWLVRVKSVSDMEEACWDMMTQIKEDVLALLDSDNDGVRTHAIKFTESLIITLSPRTPDSDTPKKQEGDISLDKIPKDHTYIRYDTLCEEGKSALEQLLKFMVHPAISSINLTTALGSLATLARQRPMFMSEVVQAYETLHANLPPTLAKSQVSSVRKNLKLHLVSVLKHPSSVDFQGQISTLLLDLGMSQSEITRCTPATVQPRKRLHHEPYVEGKRIKMDAPLAEDDEDKEEPAPVVTPKPSSSVGTQSAIDLTAEFLLPLLTPDNVANLVLISMVYLPEVMPASFQATYTPVESAGTDAQIKHLARLMATQMTGAGLGPGLELCKARDEEVKGEDGGAAESSSKDPLIIRKLSAVSLGQAISVLGAQAAYKSPITEEAPQIKKLPEPILPSTQPKAPGASGRKKVFKLADVVQPFSEAQIEKLSNMAIKRILQSEKVIAQSGMSHVRVKLLARLVTQFEGGKKNDLLQFILEDMRGRSELAFSLLYHEYNEYLSQQPSASLDSYEHCLYTLLSGLQEKPEQRDGLFTKLVLEAPVITDSALEVIQRYCEDESRVYLGMSTLKELILKRPSRQYQYLNVLLNLSSHEKEKVRSTALSFIKRMYEKEHLKDCIEKFALTYMQFLVHPNPPSLLFGAGEDTEVAAPWTEETVRQCLYLYLSLLPLNHRLVHELAAVYTEAIADIKRSVLRVIEQPIRGMGMSSPDLLLLVENCPKGAETLVTRCLHILTDKVPPSPELVERVRDLYHKRVPDVRFLIPVINGLEKNEVIQALPKLIKLNPIVVKEVFNRLLGTQHSEGSSSMSPLTPGELLIALHNIDSSKCDMKSIIKATNLCFGEKNVYTSEVLAVVMQQLMEQTPLPILLMRTVIQSLTMYPRLAGFVMNILARLILKQVWKYPKVWEGFVKCCQRTKPQSYNVLLQLPPAQLASVFERCPEMREPLLQHVHSFTPHQQAHIPASIMTVLEANSRKPEPEPQPELHRPEIIEEREVPVPKHISMPAPVLQAEPPAPTPVEFTEPPPPQKQTPRSEEVEEPMEQEETDHAALEVTSEAVSQQVEVSEEASQSNSISEKTDEPMEESTAMDVAEQPKEESEDVAPEAGESSVD